The proteins below are encoded in one region of Caballeronia sp. SL2Y3:
- a CDS encoding beta-ribofuranosylaminobenzene 5'-phosphate synthase family protein, protein MPKSALSPPQAITLSADARLHLGFIDPNGSLGRAFGSVGLVIDGHGTRITARRAQRKERIDGTTTQAQHERIEAYLARLHEALGVTQPVDIEVHETPRAHTGLGSGTQMALALGTAFARVTGHALTTADIARLLGRGARSGIGIHGFDHGGLIVDGGRSTAHSDNATLPPLLARQRFPDAWRVLLIDDASREGLHGEAEKHGLASLAPFPAALAAHLSHLVLMRLLPAVAECDFEPFADAISDMQQTIGEYFAPAQGGIFASPAVAHALQAVAAEQKAGIGQTSWGPVGFAFVASAQHAERALATAQRAAPHASLSFSIVAARNHGATWRAACPRESGANAA, encoded by the coding sequence ATGCCCAAGTCCGCCCTATCGCCGCCCCAGGCGATCACCCTTTCGGCGGATGCCCGGCTGCATCTGGGCTTCATTGATCCGAACGGTTCGCTCGGCCGCGCGTTCGGAAGCGTGGGGCTCGTCATCGACGGACACGGCACCCGTATCACCGCGCGGCGCGCCCAACGCAAAGAGCGCATAGACGGCACAACGACGCAAGCGCAGCACGAGCGCATCGAAGCGTACCTCGCGCGGCTCCACGAGGCGCTAGGCGTCACCCAACCGGTCGACATCGAAGTACACGAAACCCCGCGCGCCCATACGGGGCTAGGCTCCGGCACGCAAATGGCGCTGGCGCTCGGCACCGCGTTCGCCCGCGTGACCGGTCACGCGCTGACCACAGCCGATATCGCACGCCTGCTCGGACGCGGCGCGCGTTCGGGCATCGGCATACACGGCTTCGATCACGGCGGCCTGATCGTCGATGGCGGACGCAGCACCGCGCACAGCGACAACGCGACGCTCCCGCCACTGCTCGCGCGTCAGCGTTTCCCCGATGCCTGGCGCGTGCTGCTCATCGACGACGCATCGCGCGAAGGGCTGCACGGCGAAGCCGAAAAGCACGGCCTCGCATCGCTTGCGCCCTTTCCCGCCGCGCTCGCCGCCCATCTTTCGCATCTCGTGTTGATGCGCCTTCTGCCCGCCGTCGCCGAATGCGACTTCGAACCGTTCGCCGACGCCATCAGCGACATGCAGCAGACCATCGGCGAATACTTCGCGCCCGCGCAAGGCGGCATATTCGCGAGTCCCGCCGTGGCGCATGCGCTGCAAGCGGTTGCGGCAGAACAGAAGGCCGGCATCGGTCAGACGTCGTGGGGGCCGGTGGGCTTCGCATTCGTTGCAAGCGCGCAGCACGCCGAGCGCGCGCTCGCAACCGCGCAACGCGCGGCGCCGCACGCATCGCTCAGCTTCTCCATCGTCGCGGCCCGCAATCACGGCGCGACGTGGCGCGCAGCCTGTCCGCGCGAATCAGGCGCAAATGCTGCGTGA
- a CDS encoding NAD(P)-dependent methylenetetrahydromethanopterin dehydrogenase, with protein MPDAAERPYVLHMFTSTPQMSPFDVNMAADAGYQIVVPYCNVDEGSVVQLTQDAIFSRGPKGVSRTGIFLGGRDAMLAADMLERARNAMVPPFEVSVFADPSGAYTTAAALVALAEKHLKASHQVGFDGKRVLILGGTGAVGRVAAAMTASLGADVVVASHSSQSRATQVSDEINRRFDIATTGVATGTTEQLHRELARAEIVFATAAAGVQVMNAADIAQAKHLLIAADVNAVPPEGIAGVNVMDDGKPLAGAARADAIGIGALAIGNVKYQAEHRLFVRMRTGGKPVYLGFPEAFDEARAIVAGQGA; from the coding sequence ATGCCCGATGCCGCCGAAAGACCTTACGTGCTGCACATGTTCACGAGCACGCCGCAAATGAGCCCGTTCGATGTGAACATGGCGGCCGATGCCGGCTATCAGATCGTCGTGCCGTACTGCAACGTCGATGAGGGCAGCGTCGTGCAGCTCACTCAGGACGCCATCTTTTCGCGCGGCCCCAAAGGCGTATCGCGCACGGGCATCTTTCTCGGCGGACGCGACGCCATGCTCGCCGCCGACATGCTCGAACGCGCGCGCAACGCGATGGTGCCGCCCTTCGAAGTCTCCGTGTTCGCCGACCCCAGCGGCGCGTACACGACCGCCGCCGCGCTCGTCGCGCTCGCGGAGAAGCATCTGAAGGCGTCGCATCAGGTCGGGTTCGACGGCAAGCGCGTATTGATTCTCGGCGGCACGGGCGCGGTAGGACGCGTGGCCGCCGCGATGACCGCATCGCTCGGCGCGGACGTCGTCGTCGCAAGCCATTCGAGTCAGTCGCGCGCCACGCAAGTCAGCGACGAAATCAACCGGCGTTTCGATATCGCGACAACGGGCGTCGCGACAGGTACGACGGAGCAATTGCATCGGGAACTCGCGCGAGCGGAGATCGTGTTCGCCACTGCCGCAGCGGGCGTGCAAGTGATGAACGCCGCCGATATCGCGCAGGCGAAGCATCTGCTGATTGCCGCAGACGTGAACGCCGTGCCGCCGGAAGGCATCGCCGGGGTCAACGTCATGGACGACGGCAAGCCGCTTGCCGGCGCAGCGCGCGCGGATGCCATCGGCATCGGCGCGCTTGCCATCGGCAACGTGAAGTATCAGGCCGAACACCGCTTGTTCGTGCGCATGCGCACCGGCGGCAAGCCGGTGTATCTGGGTTTTCCAGAAGCATTCGACGAAGCCCGCGCCATCGTCGCGGGACAGGGCGCGTGA
- a CDS encoding ATP-grasp domain-containing protein, with protein sequence MNARAPRVAVAGLSARMLAQSAARAGLNVVALDIFGDRDTRTHAGMWFDIGGEGLSIDRARLYDALQRVARLPRMLGLVVTSGLEPLAIELSRAPGVPRFIGNGAQSAAVRDPRRFFALLDDAHIAHPDVRFTRPADARDWLIKQRDGCGGTHIEWARELDQTPPGAYFQRLSRGRPMSALFVAAQREAVVIGFAEQTTVSAHRLPFIHAGSLGPVTLPRDTATRIVDAIETIVWRTDLTGLGSLDFLLDNETFQVLEVNTRPSSTMALYEAAWPDAWPRGLIGAHLDACLDGELPHTDTALKRPPLIAGQRVVFAPHGFVASQAFSDACFADPACHDIPLPGARIEAGMPVCTMMTTAPELDLLRASLDSECARILQRIRNH encoded by the coding sequence ATGAACGCGCGCGCGCCGCGCGTCGCCGTCGCTGGACTGTCGGCGCGCATGCTCGCGCAGTCGGCCGCGCGCGCGGGCCTGAACGTCGTCGCGCTCGATATTTTCGGCGACCGCGATACGCGCACGCACGCGGGCATGTGGTTCGACATCGGCGGCGAAGGCTTGTCGATCGACCGCGCGCGTCTCTACGACGCGCTGCAACGCGTGGCACGCCTGCCTCGCATGCTGGGGCTCGTCGTGACGAGCGGGCTGGAGCCGCTCGCCATCGAACTGAGCCGCGCGCCGGGCGTGCCGCGTTTCATTGGCAATGGCGCGCAGTCGGCGGCCGTGCGCGATCCGCGGCGCTTCTTCGCGTTGCTCGACGACGCGCATATCGCCCATCCCGATGTGCGCTTCACGCGCCCCGCCGATGCGCGAGACTGGCTCATCAAACAACGCGACGGCTGCGGCGGCACGCATATCGAATGGGCGCGCGAACTCGACCAAACGCCGCCCGGAGCCTATTTTCAGCGGCTGTCGCGAGGCCGCCCGATGTCCGCGCTCTTCGTCGCAGCGCAGCGCGAGGCTGTGGTCATCGGCTTCGCGGAGCAGACCACGGTAAGCGCGCATCGTCTGCCGTTCATTCACGCAGGGTCGCTCGGTCCTGTGACGTTGCCGCGCGATACGGCGACGCGCATCGTCGACGCGATCGAAACGATCGTATGGCGAACGGATCTCACGGGTCTTGGCAGCCTCGACTTTCTGCTCGATAACGAGACGTTCCAGGTGCTCGAAGTCAACACGCGCCCGTCATCGACCATGGCGCTGTATGAGGCCGCATGGCCCGACGCGTGGCCGCGCGGTTTGATCGGCGCGCATCTGGACGCGTGCCTCGACGGCGAGTTGCCGCACACCGACACGGCGCTCAAGCGACCACCGCTGATCGCGGGGCAGCGCGTCGTGTTTGCACCGCACGGCTTCGTCGCATCGCAGGCATTCAGCGATGCCTGTTTTGCCGATCCCGCGTGCCACGACATACCGCTGCCCGGCGCGCGCATCGAGGCGGGCATGCCTGTCTGTACGATGATGACGACCGCGCCCGAACTCG